The following are from one region of the Silene latifolia isolate original U9 population chromosome 9, ASM4854445v1, whole genome shotgun sequence genome:
- the LOC141599515 gene encoding putative magnesium transporter NIPA6 isoform X3, protein MAEDNVKGLVLAVGSSLFIGTSFILKKKGLHRAAANGTRAGYGGYTYLREPLWWAGMATMFIGEAANFVAYAFAPAVLVTPLGALSIIISAVLANFILKERLSKLGILGCLLCIVGSVIIVLHAPQEESLTSVQEIWDLATQPAFLIFVAAALSIVAVLIVYLEPLFGQSYVLVYLGICSLMGSLTALDTFNAAIVSPIYYVMFTTLTIAASAIMFKDWSGQDASSIASEISGFVTVLGGTVILHSTREQEQASTSTNAGAANRHTSGEDQKSGDKEHLITLHNTDYFE, encoded by the exons ATGGCGGAAGATAATGTGAAGGGATTAGTGTTAGCAGTGGGTTCAAGTTTGTTCATTGGGACTAGTTTTATCTTGAAGAAGAAAGGCCTTCATCGTGCCGCTGCTAATGGCACTCgtgcag GATATGGAGGGTACACGTATTTGCGAGAGCCACTTTGGTGGGCAGGAATGGCTACTA TGTTTATTGGCGAGGCGGCAAATTTTGTGGCTTATGCTTTTGCTCCTGCCGTGTTAGTCACACCACTTGGAGCATTGAGCATTATAATTAG TGCTGTATTAGCAAATTTTATATTGAAGGAAAGACTTTCAAAATTGGGTATCTTGGGATGTCTCCTGTGCATTGTGGGATCTGTGATTATTGTTCTTCATGCACCCCAAGAGGAATCACTTACTTCTGTTCAAGAAATCTGGGATTTGGCAACACAACCAG CTTTCTTGATTTTTGTCGCGGCTGCATTGTCCATTGTGGCAGTTTTGATTGTGTATCTAGAGCCACTTTTTGGGCAATCATATGTGCTGGTTTACTTGGGGATTTGCTCTTTGATGGGTTCATTGACG GCACTGGATACATTTAATGCGGCAATAGTATCTCCCATATATTATGTGATGTTCACGACCTTAACTATTGCCGCTAGTGCAATTATGTTCAAG GACTGGTCAGGTCAAGATGCAAGTAGCATAGCTTCTGAAATAAGTGGATTTGTTACCGTTCTTGGTGGAACAGTTATACTGCACAGTACACGAGAGCAGGAACAAGCGAGTACATCAA CCAATGCAGGTGCAGCAAACCGGCATACATCCGGAGAAGATCAGAAAAGTGGAGATAAGGAGCACTTGATAACGTTGCATAACACCGACTATTTTGAATAG
- the LOC141599515 gene encoding putative magnesium transporter NIPA6 isoform X2 produces MAEDNVKGLVLAVGSSLFIGTSFILKKKGLHRAAANGTRAGYGGYTYLREPLWWAGMATMFIGEAANFVAYAFAPAVLVTPLGALSIIISAVLANFILKERLSKLGILGCLLCIVGSVIIVLHAPQEESLTSVQEIWDLATQPAFLIFVAAALSIVAVLIVYLEPLFGQSYVLVYLGICSLMGSLTVVSIKAIGIAIKLTLEGTNQLTFPQTWFFMTVGAVCVIMQLNYLNKALDTFNAAIVSPIYYVMFTTLTIAASAIMFKDWSGQDASSIASEISGFVTVLGGTVILHSTREQEQASTSSAANRHTSGEDQKSGDKEHLITLHNTDYFE; encoded by the exons ATGGCGGAAGATAATGTGAAGGGATTAGTGTTAGCAGTGGGTTCAAGTTTGTTCATTGGGACTAGTTTTATCTTGAAGAAGAAAGGCCTTCATCGTGCCGCTGCTAATGGCACTCgtgcag GATATGGAGGGTACACGTATTTGCGAGAGCCACTTTGGTGGGCAGGAATGGCTACTA TGTTTATTGGCGAGGCGGCAAATTTTGTGGCTTATGCTTTTGCTCCTGCCGTGTTAGTCACACCACTTGGAGCATTGAGCATTATAATTAG TGCTGTATTAGCAAATTTTATATTGAAGGAAAGACTTTCAAAATTGGGTATCTTGGGATGTCTCCTGTGCATTGTGGGATCTGTGATTATTGTTCTTCATGCACCCCAAGAGGAATCACTTACTTCTGTTCAAGAAATCTGGGATTTGGCAACACAACCAG CTTTCTTGATTTTTGTCGCGGCTGCATTGTCCATTGTGGCAGTTTTGATTGTGTATCTAGAGCCACTTTTTGGGCAATCATATGTGCTGGTTTACTTGGGGATTTGCTCTTTGATGGGTTCATTGACG GTTGTAAGCATAAAGGCTATAGGAATTGCTATAAAGCTTACTTTGGAAGGTACAAATCAGCTGACTTTTCCTCAGACTTGGTTTTTCATGACAGTGGGAGCAGTCTGTGTCATTATGCAATTAAACTACTTGAATAAG GCACTGGATACATTTAATGCGGCAATAGTATCTCCCATATATTATGTGATGTTCACGACCTTAACTATTGCCGCTAGTGCAATTATGTTCAAG GACTGGTCAGGTCAAGATGCAAGTAGCATAGCTTCTGAAATAAGTGGATTTGTTACCGTTCTTGGTGGAACAGTTATACTGCACAGTACACGAGAGCAGGAACAAGCGAGTACATCAA GTGCAGCAAACCGGCATACATCCGGAGAAGATCAGAAAAGTGGAGATAAGGAGCACTTGATAACGTTGCATAACACCGACTATTTTGAATAG
- the LOC141599515 gene encoding putative magnesium transporter NIPA6 isoform X1 gives MAEDNVKGLVLAVGSSLFIGTSFILKKKGLHRAAANGTRAGYGGYTYLREPLWWAGMATMFIGEAANFVAYAFAPAVLVTPLGALSIIISAVLANFILKERLSKLGILGCLLCIVGSVIIVLHAPQEESLTSVQEIWDLATQPAFLIFVAAALSIVAVLIVYLEPLFGQSYVLVYLGICSLMGSLTVVSIKAIGIAIKLTLEGTNQLTFPQTWFFMTVGAVCVIMQLNYLNKALDTFNAAIVSPIYYVMFTTLTIAASAIMFKDWSGQDASSIASEISGFVTVLGGTVILHSTREQEQASTSTNAGAANRHTSGEDQKSGDKEHLITLHNTDYFE, from the exons ATGGCGGAAGATAATGTGAAGGGATTAGTGTTAGCAGTGGGTTCAAGTTTGTTCATTGGGACTAGTTTTATCTTGAAGAAGAAAGGCCTTCATCGTGCCGCTGCTAATGGCACTCgtgcag GATATGGAGGGTACACGTATTTGCGAGAGCCACTTTGGTGGGCAGGAATGGCTACTA TGTTTATTGGCGAGGCGGCAAATTTTGTGGCTTATGCTTTTGCTCCTGCCGTGTTAGTCACACCACTTGGAGCATTGAGCATTATAATTAG TGCTGTATTAGCAAATTTTATATTGAAGGAAAGACTTTCAAAATTGGGTATCTTGGGATGTCTCCTGTGCATTGTGGGATCTGTGATTATTGTTCTTCATGCACCCCAAGAGGAATCACTTACTTCTGTTCAAGAAATCTGGGATTTGGCAACACAACCAG CTTTCTTGATTTTTGTCGCGGCTGCATTGTCCATTGTGGCAGTTTTGATTGTGTATCTAGAGCCACTTTTTGGGCAATCATATGTGCTGGTTTACTTGGGGATTTGCTCTTTGATGGGTTCATTGACG GTTGTAAGCATAAAGGCTATAGGAATTGCTATAAAGCTTACTTTGGAAGGTACAAATCAGCTGACTTTTCCTCAGACTTGGTTTTTCATGACAGTGGGAGCAGTCTGTGTCATTATGCAATTAAACTACTTGAATAAG GCACTGGATACATTTAATGCGGCAATAGTATCTCCCATATATTATGTGATGTTCACGACCTTAACTATTGCCGCTAGTGCAATTATGTTCAAG GACTGGTCAGGTCAAGATGCAAGTAGCATAGCTTCTGAAATAAGTGGATTTGTTACCGTTCTTGGTGGAACAGTTATACTGCACAGTACACGAGAGCAGGAACAAGCGAGTACATCAA CCAATGCAGGTGCAGCAAACCGGCATACATCCGGAGAAGATCAGAAAAGTGGAGATAAGGAGCACTTGATAACGTTGCATAACACCGACTATTTTGAATAG
- the LOC141599517 gene encoding eukaryotic translation initiation factor 4B3-like, translating into MATTVSSVWNKPNAWALDVEQHQHQLTHLPSATVEPPSSDFPSLSAAITTKPKKKSKQVFSLAEFSSVDVVLPTGPTRRTAEELAALRRPSEVDDWSKGKKFGDQRRDKVKGSPSTFSKADEVDNWAANKDDNRRRDRRVGFDATGPVKSKEGGNTASASGRPRLNLQPRTLPIGNNNINNVSNGNGGEVAEKGKGNPFGAARPREEVLKEKGQDWKEIDQKLDAVKINEVEERRGFGYGGGRGRDDMSGSRTWRKPGPPSEAAATITTTTTARFDSK; encoded by the coding sequence ATGGCTACAACTGTCTCCTCAGTATGGAACAAACCCAATGCATGGGCCCTCGACGTcgaacaacaccaacaccaactcacCCACCTCCCTTCCGCCACCGTCGAACCACCCTCTTCCGACTTCCCCTCTCTCTCCGCCGCTATAACCACCAAACCCAAGAAAAAATCCAAACAAGTCTTCTCTTTAGCCGAGTTCTCCTCTGTCGATGTCGTCCTTCCCACCGGCCCAACCCGTCGCACTGCTGAGGAACTTGCCGCACTCCGCCGCCCAAGCGAGGTTGATGACTGGTCCAAGGGCAAGAAGTTTGGTGATCAGAGGAGAGACAAGGTTAAAGGGTCCCCCTCTACTTTCAGCAAGGCTGATGAGGTGGACAATTGGGCTGCCAACAAGGATGATAATAGAAGAAGAGATAGACGGGTCGGGTTTGATGCTACCGGTCCAGTGAAGAGTAAGGAAGGTGGGAATACTGCGTCTGCGAGTGGAAGGCCTCGGTTGAATTTGCAGCCTAGGACATTGCCTAttggtaataataatattaataatgttAGTAATGGGAATGGTGGAGAGGTGGCGGAGAAAGGGAAGGGAAACCCGTTTGGAGCGGCGAGGCCGAGGGAGGAGGTGTTGAAGGAGAAGGGACAGGATTGGAAGGAGATTGATCAGAAATTGGACGCTGTTAAGATCAATGAGGTGGAAGAGAGGCGGGGGTTCGGTTATGGTGGAGGTCGTGGTCGTGATGATATGAGTGGTAGTAGAACTTGGAGGAAGCCGGGACCGCCATCAGAAGCTGCtgctactattactactactaccactGCTAGGTTTGATTCCAAGTGA